Proteins from one Argopecten irradians isolate NY chromosome 15, Ai_NY, whole genome shotgun sequence genomic window:
- the LOC138309026 gene encoding von Willebrand factor A domain-containing protein 5A-like isoform X2, with product MTLIDLQKFDGSWVLDRELAKAVRLSEDFLKSKLPDNLDTSVWATALGVACLQKKFGSEKTLWELIEKKALAWMSSQNLAGKTVSELVTLARDVLSTPP from the exons ATGACGCTGATAGATCTACAGAAATTTGACGGGAGTTGGGTTCTGGATCGTGAACTTGCTAAAGCAGTTCGTCTAAGTGAAGATTTCCTTAAATCAAAACTTCCAGACAATCTT gatacatcagtctgggcgacagctttag gtgtggcctgtctacAGAAGAAGTTCGGCTCTGAAAAGACGCTTTGGGAACTTATAGAGAAGAAGGCATTGGCATGGATGTCCTCCCAAAATCTCGCGGGAAAGACAGTGAGTGAACTTGTCACACTCGCCCGCGATGTCCTGTCAACGCCTCCATAA
- the LOC138309026 gene encoding von Willebrand factor A domain-containing protein 5A-like isoform X1 — translation MTLIDLQKFDGSWVLDRELAKAVRLSEDFLKSKLPDNLDTSVWATAVGVACLQKKFGSEKTLWELIEKKALAWMSSQNLAGKTVSELVTLARDVLSTPP, via the exons ATGACGCTGATAGATCTACAGAAATTTGACGGGAGTTGGGTTCTGGATCGTGAACTTGCTAAAGCAGTTCGTCTAAGTGAAGATTTCCTTAAATCAAAACTTCCAGACAATCTT gatacatcagtctgggcgacagctgtaggtgtggcctgtctacAGAAGAAGTTCGGCTCTGAAAAGACGCTTTGGGAACTTATAGAGAAGAAGGCATTGGCATGGATGTCCTCCCAAAATCTCGCGGGAAAGACAGTGAGTGAACTTGTCACACTCGCCCGCGATGTCCTGTCAACGCCTCCATAA
- the LOC138308591 gene encoding von Willebrand factor A domain-containing protein 5A-like, producing MTKNSLEEALKLQEFVLDANLGGTERNTATFGISLCQGVPVDGWMEAYPTPTKSSLWRGEKCRQYKNLYFGIGEGEHPHHRSYGMLLRLPMRLATFVTDKEKLDRTKVMTVLNLAMQQPVTNLNLEWNLSPGCTAINIPQQAPVVFKGQKVITYALINGVEHLNEDTQCSAVLKGDIGKENSIHYTLNFDLMTMVKSDDSFPVHRLAAKTQIKDFETAGDDSKKGEITLLSMSANVVSRYTAFVGVDKDKKELVDGGRLVKRPYFYGYLPMGVFALVRILLECSITLSKE from the exons ATGACGAAAAACAGTTTGGAGGAAGCACTTAAACTACAAGAGTTCGTTTTGGACGCTAACCTTGGCGGTACAGAAAGAAATACTGCGACCTTTGGAATCTCTTTATGCCAAG GTGTTCCTGTTGACGGATGGATGGAGGCGTATCCAACACCAACCAAGTCATCACTCTGGCGAGGGGAAAAATGCCGACAATACAAG AATCTTTACTTTGGTATTGGAGAAGGGGAGCATCCACATCACAGATCGTATGGAATGTTGCTAAGGTTACCAATGAGGTTGGCCACTTTTGTCACAGACAAGGAGAAACTGGACAGAACCAAG GTTATGACTGTTCTGAATCTTGCCATGCAGCAGCCGGTAACCAACCTAAATCTAGAATGGAATCTTTCACCAGGTTGCACAGCTATAAATATTCCACAGCAGGCTCCAGTTGTATTCAAAGGACAGAAAGTTATCACTTATGCCCTGATCAATGGAGTAGAACACCTAAATGAG GACACTCAATGTTCAGCAGTTCTGAAAGGTGACATTGGTAAGGAAAATTCAATACACTACACcctgaactttgacctcatgACCATGGTCAAATCTGACGACTCATTTCCTGTCCATCGTCTTGCAGCAAAGACCCAGATAAAGGACTTCGAGACAGCAG gtGATGATAGtaagaaaggggagataacacttcTCAGTATGTCGGCAAACGTTGTGTCTCGGTACACGGCATTTGTTGGTGTGGACAAAGACAAGAAGGAACTTGTGGACGGAGGTAGACTAGTAAAAAGACCTTATTTCTATGGTTACTTGCCAATGGGAGTATTTGCATTGGTACGTATTTTATTGGAATGTTCTATTACTCTGTCAAAAGAATAA
- the LOC138308590 gene encoding von Willebrand factor A domain-containing protein 5A-like: MYGLRIQHEVGASSQDKADILPGSKTVPLKSVGVDVTIKGFVANVQSTLTYENQKEAAVETVFVFPIDDQSAVYQFEADIDGRHIVAECQDKEQVHIVSKDNVEKKEKSLEPWEEIESRRAKETVLLLLKSLPVGCFFNVVAFGSSFKWWFTR; this comes from the exons ATGTACGGTCTTAGGATACAACATGAAGTAGGGGCCAGCTCTCAAGATAAGGCAGATATTCTTCCGGGATCTAAAACAG TACCCCTAAAGTCGGTAGGAGTTGATGTGACGATCAAGGGTTTCGTTGCCAACGTCCAATCGACTTTGACCTATGAGAACCAGAAGGAGGCTGCCGTGGAGACGGTGTTTGTGTTCCCGATCGACGACCAGTCGGCTGTGTATCAGTTCGAGGCTGATATCGACGGCCGTCACATCGTCGCGGAATGTCAGGACAAAGAACAGGTGCACATTGTGTCTAAGGATAATgtagaaaagaaagaaaaatcatT GGAGCCATGGGAGGAGATCGAATCGCGAAGGGCTAAAGAAACCGTTCTACTCCTACTCAAAAGCCTGCCTGTAGGATGCTTCTTTAATGTGGTAGCTTTTGGGAGTTCATTTAAGTGGTGGTTCACAAGGTAA